In Apium graveolens cultivar Ventura chromosome 10, ASM990537v1, whole genome shotgun sequence, the following are encoded in one genomic region:
- the LOC141692598 gene encoding uncharacterized protein LOC141692598, with amino-acid sequence MAKSGGHLDAETLFGTSESKRPHHWFADSAEQELFPSKKQAVESPSSKFTSEIPTASLPWDTTGTDFHSSPNQFINRLFGSETNKSVGFNQGYISPIGTENSNNQSPVSLSMSYGIEAPSSCLSFGGIRKVKVDQVKDSNNIVEESFERRSTCSEQVYNRMNGTSFITIGQAFDKDEPISSLGLPYKGETDIRSIDLVFGKDGDSSMGPIDDSFDKVNNNSISFEVFPDVSDNMARPVNSYNLLYNPLSVQTSDARVEKALAASNSHSFMNASQAGKQRMQVVAKTKSEPKQGRKEAPNSFPSNVRSLIATGMLDGVPVKYVALSREELRGIIKGSGYLCGCQSCNYSKALNAYEFERHAGCKTKHPNNHIYFENGKTIYQIVQELRSTPETLLFDAIQTVTGSPINQKAFRIWKESFQAATRELQRIYGKEELNI; translated from the exons ATGGCGAAAAGCGGTGGACATCTTGATGCAGAAACATTATTTGGTACTTCTGAATCGAAACGTCCTCATCATTGGTTCGCGGATTCTGCTGAACAGGAGTTGTTTCCTAGCAAGAAGCAAGCTGTCGAAAGTCCATCTAGCAAATTCACGTCAGAAATTCCTACTGCAAGTCTTCCATGGGATACTACTGGTACTGATTTTCATTCTTCGCCTAATCAGTTCATCAACCGGCTATTTGGAAGTGAGACAAATAAGTCTGTAGGCTTTAATCAAGGATATATTTCTCCTATTGGGACGGAGAACTCCAACAATCAATCCCCTGTCAGTTTGTCTATGTCTTATGGTATTGAAGCTCCTAGTTCCTGTCTCAGCTTTGGTGGAATTCGTAAAGTGAAAGTTGATCAGGTCAAGGATTCAAATAATATTGTGGAAGAATCATTTGAGCGCCGCAGCACTTGCTCAGAACAGGTCTACAACCGGATGAATGGGACCAGTTTTATAACGATTGGACAGGCTTTTGACAAAGATGAACCTATTTCATCACTGGGTCTGCCCTACAAGGGAGAGACAGATATTAGATCTATAGATTTGGTCTTTGGTAAGGATGGTGACAGTTCCATGGGACCTATTGATGACTCCTTtgacaaggtgaataacaatTCCATATCTTTCGAGGTGTTCCCTGATGTATCTGATAACATGGCTAGACCAGTAAACAGTTACAACTTACTATACAATCCGTTGTCAGTTCAAACTTCAGATGCACGAGTAGAAAAGGCATTAGCTGCGTCAAATTCTCATTCGTTCATGAATGCCTCTCAAGCTGGTAAACAGAGAATGCAGGTTGTGGCCAAGACCAAGTCGGAGCCTAAGCAAGGTAGGAAAGAAGCCCCAAACAGTTTTCCATCAAATGTGAGAAGCTTGATAGCAACTGGTATGCTTGATGGTGTGCCAGTGAAGTATGTCGCTCTGTCACGGGAG GAGCTTCGTGGAATTATTAAAGGTTCTGGTTACCTCTGTGGATGTCAGTCATGTAACTACTCAAAA GCACTCAATGCTTACGAATTTGAACGTCATGCTGGTTGCAAAACAAAACACCCTAACAATCACATATACTTTGAAAATGGAAAGACTATATATCAAATAGTGCAGGAGTTGAGAAGCACTCCTGAAACTTTGTTGTTTGATGCAATCCAAACTGTAACTGGTTCACCCATCAATCAAAAAGCCTTTCGTATCTGGAAAG AATCATTCCAAGCCGCTACTCGTGAACTTCAGCGTATTTATGGGAAAGAAGAACTGAATATCTAG